ACCAACTGTCTGTCATAAGCACGCAGGTAAATACTTCCCTACCAAGTAAAAGAGCAGTAACTACACATTGTCAAAAATTTGTTAGACATTTTTGATACATGCTTTATCAGGTGGACAAATATCCTGCCTCCACTGTGTTGAGAAAATGGGGCTAATTTCTGCAGTAACTGGAAAAAGTAGCAGTGAAACCAGGGACAAAAAGCAGTAACTGGAAAAAGTGGCAGTGAAACCAGGGACAAAAAGCAGTAACTGAAAAAAGTGGCAGTGAAACCAGGGACAAAAAGCAGTAACTGAAAAAAGTGGCAGTGAAACCAGGGACAAAAAGCAGTAACTGAAAAAAGTGGCAGTGAAACCAGGGACAAAAAGCAGTAACTGGAAAAAGTGGCAGTGAAACCAGGGACAAAAAGCAGTAACTGGAAAAAGTGGCAGTGAAACCAGGGACAAAAAGCAGTAACTGGAAAAAGTGGCAGTGAAACCAGGGACAAAAAGCAGTAACTGGAAAAAGTGGCAGTGAAACCAGGGACAAAAAGCAGTAACTGGAAAAAGTGGCAGTGAAACCAGGGACAAAAAGCAGTAACTGGAAAAAGTGGCAGTGAAACCAGGGACAAAAAGCAGTAACTGGAAAAAGTGGCAGTGACAAAAACCAGGGACAGGGAAAAAGCAGTAACTGGAAAAAGTGGCAGTGAAACCAGGGACAAAAAGCAGTAACTGGTAAAAAAGTGGCAGTGAAACCAGGGACAAAAAGCAGTAACTGGAAAAAGTGGCAGTGAAACCAGGGACAAAAAGCAGTAACTGGACAAAAAAGTAACTGGCAGTGAAACCAGGGACAAAAAGCAGTAACTGGAAAAAGTGGCAGTGAAAGTGGCAGTGAAACCAGGGACAAAAAGCAGTAACTGGAAAAAGTGGCAGTGAAACCAGGGACAAAAAGCAGTAACTGGAAAAAAGTGAAACCAGGGGCAGTGAAACCAGGGACAAAAAGCAGTAACTGGAAAAAGTGGCAGTGAAACCAGGGACAAAAAGCAGTAACTGGAAAAAGTGGCAGTGAAACCAGGGACAAAAAGCAGTAACTGGAAAAAGTGGCAGTGAAACAGGGACAAAAAGCAGTAACTGGAAAAAGTGGCAGTGAAACCAGGGACAAAAAGCAGGGACAAAAAGCAGTAACTGGAAAAAGTGGCAGTGAAACCAGGGACAAAAAGCAGTAACTGGAAAAAGTGGCAGTGAAACCAGGGACAAAAAGCAGTAACTGGAAAAAGTGGCAGTGAAACCAGGGACAAAAAGCAGTAACTGGTAAAAAAGTGGCAGTGAAACCAGGGACAAAAAGCAGTAACTGGAAAAAAAGTGGCAGTGAAACCAGGGACAGGGAAAAAGCAGTAACTGGAAAAAGTGGCAGTGAAACCAGGGACAAAAAGCAGTAACTGGAAAAAGTGGCAGTGAAACCAGGGACAAAAAGCAGTAACTGGAAAAAGTGGCAGTGAAACCAGGGACAAAAAGCAGTAACTGGAAAAAGTGGCAGTGAAACCAGGGACAAAAAGCAGTAACTGGAAAAAGTGGCAGTGAAACCAGGGACAAAAAGCAGTAACTGGAAAAAGTTTACTGAGCTTTGGGCTGCAGCTTCTATGGTTTACCTTTGTATTATTGATTGATACTTGTATCAGCAAAAAACAAACTATGAAACGAACAGCCGCATACAAATAAATCTATGAACAAGTTTgtgcaataaaaaaaaacaatggaAACCAGTGTATTCCAGTGGGTGTACAAAGCAAGAAGGCAGTAACTGCCATCTAGGGTCAGAGGTCAATATGAATAAAAATGTCCTCATGTTAAGACAACAGATCTGACTACAACTCATTTGGCTGGACAATTAAACTATAAAGCCATTTTTCTGAGTTTCACTCTATTAGCAGTTACTGCTCTTTTACTTGTGTTGGATTCTAACTTGAAATATCCTTATTCATGTTACCATATTATAACTGAGTGTATGGAAATCTACTGAGTGAGAAAGGGTAGTGCAGAAAGATTACATTCTGTCAGAACATGTTATTGTTAAATCTCATGTATCCTATAGAGAGAAGGGCAACGGTCTGGTTTGAGTCACAGATAAAGTAGGACAGACGTGAGTGAGTTAGGGAGGAATTctggacgaggtcaggtcagatgaagtgagaacGAACAGTCGTCACTTGAGTTCCTGCCGAGCAACAAAAATGTATTGGCTGTCTAAATGGGCAAGGAAGAGACTCAGCCTAGGAAGGAaggtataaatatacagtaccagtcaaaagtttggacacagctactcactcaagggtttttatttatttttactattttctacattgtagaataatagtgaagacatcaaaactattaaataacacgtatggaatcatgtagtaaccaaaagtgttaaatgaaaatatattttatatttgagattcttagcAACCCTTTGCcctaatgccaagagtgtgcaaagctgtcatcctctcaaccagcttcatgaggtagtcacctggaatgcatttcaattaacaagtgtgtcttgttaaaagttcatttgtggaatttttttccttattaatgtgtttgagccaatcagttgtgttaaggtaggggtggtatacagaagatagccctatttggtaaaagacccagtccatattatggcaagatcagctcaaataagcaaagagaaattacagtccatcagtACTTTTAAGacctgaaggtcagtcaatccggaaaatttcaagaacttttaaagtttcttcaagtgcagttgcaaaaaccatcaagcgctatgatgaaactggttctcatgaggaccgccacaggaaaggactttgagatgcagagtaggtgaacagatgatctctgcatgtgtggttctcaccatgaaggaggaggtgtgatggtgcgttgctggtgacactatctgttatttatttaaaattcaaggcacacttaaccagcatggttatcacagcattctgcagcaatacaccatcccatacAGTTTGcacgtgggactatcatttgttattcaacaggacaatgacccaaaacacacctccaggctgtgtaagggctatttgaccaaagagtgatagagtgctgcatcagatgagctggcctccacaatcacccgaccttaacccaattgagatggtttgggatgagttggagcgcagagtgaaggaaaagcagccaacaagtgcttagcatatgtgggaactccttcaagaatgttggaaaagcattcctcatgaagctggttgagagaatgccaagagtgtgcaaagctgtcaatcaatgcaaagggtggctactttgaagaatctaaaatatattttgattcatttaacacttttttggttacatgattccatgtgttattttatagttttgatgtcttccctattattataaaatgtagaaaatagtaaaaataaaaacccttgaatgagtaggtgtgtccaaacttttgactggtactgtatgtgcttgTGTAAACATGTCTTTGTCTTTTCAGCTGTTTCACTCAGTggatgaataaacttggtttgggCTTTGACTTGTCTGTTAGTTTGTCAGGACCTAACACTTGGTAGGGCAGAATAGATCATGAGCATAGggaagaaaaatacatgtttagaaCTGATAACTGATCACATGGTGCAAGAATGATCGCAATTAATTGATTAATATTACAATGGACACAGCTTTGTAGAACCAAAACATACATAGCCTTTGCTCAACAACCTCGACCTCAAGAATGAATAGTTTGGGAGGGGGGGGCTGCAGTTTGCGAACGACATTGTGCTCATCTCCATCACAGACGGCGGTCAAGCAATGCATTCTGCCAAGAGTCGTTCACAATCTCATCCGGTTACAGCCACAACTAGACCTCGTTACAAACGTATCAATGCATCTTATTTGTATGCCTAGCAATCAaacaaatgtaggctacattgttTAAAGCACACGTTTACAAGTCTGTCACAAATGACAGCTCCAATAAGCTCCCCATGGTGAACGAGACGGTGTTAAGACTCTTTCGAGTTTTCAGTTCCATTGTTTGCCAGTAGGGGGTTCTGCATGCTCTGGGCATTACCCAAACTTCTCATCACTATCCAAagcgtaattaataacttcaccattctcAAAGGGTTATTCAGTGTCTgagtgaccttacagataattgtatgtgtagggtacagagatggggaagtcattcaaaagtccatgcaacttattgtgacttgttaagcacattttcacattaaattatttaagcttgccataacaaaggggctgaatacttatttacttaagatgtttaaaaaaataaataatttgtaaacatttctaataaTAAAATTCCACTggcattatggggaattgtgtgtatatcagtgatACAAAATctcaattcaatcaattttaaattcaagctgtaacatgtggaaaaacacaaagggggttgaatactttctgaaggcactgtatatgcatttGTCTTTGTCCCAAACACTAAAGAGCTTAACTAGATAATGCCATTTCTATGTTTTTAGGTCATTCTGCTATATCAGAAAAACACAGAGCCTGAAAAGTCATAGTTAACAGAAAATTACCCAACAAAAAAAGGAAGAGAATAATGTTGTGGGATTGCCAGCAGGTGGTTTCATCGTGAATCATGAATTGTGGTTCAtttaagtcagtcagtcagtcatactcACATTCTGTGTGAAAACATCAGTCTGTCCACTTTCAAGCATACCGTCCAACTCCTCATCTGTAACATTGGTGCCCGCTGGAGGGATATAACAACAGTTGATGCTTTTGGGTATATTTCATTTTCACATGAAATCACCTTTGTAAATTAACTTCTACATTGTAGTCTTGAATTCAGAAGATAAAAATCCATGGTGTTGAAATCACTTTCTGATCAGCAGTATGATAacagtaacagatgacattcagcCTTACTTATTCTGAGCTGCCTTTGTATCCTCTCCACGTTGCGATCTCTGTAGGAAGCCTGGATGGTGTTACAGTGGTCCATCAACTCCACAAACTCTCGAGACAAGACACCatgctagagaaagagagagatggaagtgttAAATTAATGTCAGCCTACAGTATATTGGATTACAATCAAGACTTTATTAATTATATAGAAGCCTCACTTGTGCTCTCTGCATCCTTAGGTTTATGGGAACGTATTTCCCATCATCATCCCCTTTTTTGGGTTCAATggctgtaaaaataaataaataacaatcgGTTGGATATTTCTGTATTCAGGTTTATCCACTGGGGCCACCGAATCACCTGTGATCATTAGTCAATATCTCACCATATAATTTCAGTTTAGAATACTCACTGTTCAGTTTCTTCTGGATCTGCATTGCCATTGTTTTGATCTCGTCCCGAAGGGTTTGGAGTTCCCTTTTCATACCTGAACAACAAAGAAACGTTACGACCTCACCTTGTATTTACTGTCATCAGGCAGAGTAACAAATCCCTCAGCCCGTAGGGCTGtagggtacctgcttctataaaccaatgaggagatgggagaggcaggactttcagcgtgatctgcgtcagaaatagaaaggacttctattttagccctgggcaacgcagacgctcgttggcgcgcgcgagcagtgtgggtgaaataattgaataacatagatttctaaatttattttgcgacgctcacgcacgcgacgtgtccggtctggtcagcatgtcggctggaaagactgcaaactaactGCGTTTCGTTTTACTTGTTCATTTCTATACATTTCTTTGTGTATCCATACAAATGATGCTGAATCATGATCTCAACTGGCTGAgaaaatctgtctgtctgtattgcaacaatgttgcaaatgtcagagataATGTCTTGatgctttttacagtggagatcaagtttctAAATTGCATGACTGAGCTGATGAGACACTGGATCTGTAAAAGTAATAGTAGTGTGATGCTAGGTAATGACAAATGATGGcactttttatgaatgtttaGTATATCATGGGCAGGATAGACTAACAATGGGAAATTCaaaccacctgttgtataaaatgTTTTAACTGATAAGAATTTGGTTTATGAAGTTATTAAAAACATGgcattctgttaccaaatcgaCCAAAAAAATCTGTAACAATGACTGCAACTGAATTAGCTACAGTGAGAATTcatagtattttattttatttattctaTGCTAAACGTCGAACAGACAAATAACCTGTTGCCATTTATAAAATTGCAGCgacacttcctgtttccatcacagagCTACCTGTTACAAAACTTAACATCTGCACTGTTTTttgagtaaatgtgtttttgttaaaTTCCCAGTggaaattgttcaaagtagtccttgtgcattgagttgtatggtttgtttaactttgcaatcaatgttttttgtttggtatacatttaaagtaaaaaaatctgagtctcaGTGTCATTCTGTGGGTGGGGAgaatttgtggaacgttccaacaggaatctgttccaaaaacgtTGTAAAgtacaaggttgccaacaaacaacgcataaAAAGTAGAATGATCTATTCACCTAGCTAATTAGCTGCCGAATAGGCATCAACCCACCACATAGATTATTTTTAATGTTTGTCCATAGGCTAACAGAGTAAAGACAGACATTTTTCGGGAAATAAACGTGTTGAGTGACAAACTTAATGAAATTGCCCACTCCCTACCCGGTATCTTATTCTGCCGCTATACAACTTTGTATGCGttgttggcaaccttgttatTTACAAAGTTTCGagaacagattcctgttggaacgttccacaaatcATACCCACCCTCATTCTGTTACCGTGGAAATGCAATATTCTATGCATATCATACTCCTACATATATTACCACCATGTCATATATTTACATACagcatattatgtatatattagtgtgttagtgttgcTCTACTGACCGTCCTCTGGCAGTGCCACACCCAACACTGTCTTCTGTTTGTTCTCAAGGTCAGAGACCACCTTTTTAAGCATCTCCATTACCCCTCGAATCTCTAGGACCTGATGAGAAGGGATACACAGGCTGGTAAATGTAATAGAAGCTAAACTGTGAACTAGTTTTTTTGGGGCACTAAGAAAAGACCATGAGACAAATTCCGCATCACCCTGTGTGTCACTGACGAGATGACTGTGTTCGCATAACATGTACATTGGGCATACAGATCACATTAGAATGATAGTTTATGTTGGCACAACAAACTGTTCCTGTGCTTGGCAACCACAAGCCAATATAAAAGTACTGCAGAGTAGCATAACATTGAAACTGACATCAAGTCACCATAAAAATGAAAACAGATGTCTCAACTCCTAAATTAATTTGCATGATTTCACCTTCTTGAAAAAAGCAtcattctccttctcttccttcacTGTAGAAATCCCCGGTTTGACCATAAGGGCCCTGCCCTCTTCATCCTCGTCTGACGCCTCTGCGGTCTGGTGtgtgaggaagagagaatagGGAAAGAATGGACACATTCATCATGTCATTAACAGGTAAATCCAACATGCAACCCATATTGAGTGCGGCATtgaactttcaatacacttttaGCCACTGGCCCATCCTTGGTTCTAGACTATCTTAATTATGCTAACTTAGCTAGATATCCGAGGTTTACTAGCTAGGTTCGCCAATTTAAATCAATGTAGCTAGCACCAATAGCTAACAGATAAAGAATACCCTATGAAATAGCTACACATTCTGCATTTGACCATGCATAAACGTCTATATTCATTGATATTGGTTAGCTAGCCTGTTTTTCTTTTTACACTCACATTGCCAAGTTCCTTAGTTCGGTCCCGCATTTCCTCTCAGTCCAAATGCAATGTATTAACGAAGATACTATTACGATATCCTATATCAAGGTAAATATTTGTTTAATCAAATGAGcaataaaacacacaaaaaagttTGTCATTCAACAAGTAAACTGCTACCACAGATATAAAACATATTTGCTGCTACTTCCTCTTCAGCTAGTATTTCAGAGAAAAATAGTCACCATTAGAACACACGCCACCTATCGTACTGTAGTTTAATATAGGTAATTGACGGCGCATGCGTGGGCTTTTTTTATACTTTCGAACAAGCCACTGCGTAATGTTGCCCTCTGCTGTAAACACGATCATATTTATAATTCATTTGCGCTTAATTTTAACCTATTTAATCCCATCAGTCACAATAGTGACCGAAAAAAACGTTCCCAGTTATAAGCCTCTAAAACGTTTACTGAATGATATATCGATGCATTTCTAGCGAATATTAAAATAATAAAGGGCCTCAATGAAATATGTGCAGTGCCACATGTTTGTAAATTTTGTACATTTTCACATGACCAGAGCTGTTTACTTCCTGGTTGCACATTGAGACGATGATGGCTGCATCAAAGCTCCCCCCAAAAAGGTTAGGTTATGTATGTTAACATAAAGATAGGACAAAGATTTTTGGTACACATCATCTTTAAGGTGTCTAGTATTCATATATGAATTTGCAATTACTCAACTTTGTTCAGTGTGGTCATAGAATGAGTAAACATGTTAATGGCAACAATAGTGACAGGCAGGATAACACAGTGCACATACGTATACACATATATAGTTCTTGTTCTATCTAACTTTCTGCTCTGTTCATTCTTTTAGTTTTACTCTGAGTCAAGTTCTGGATATGTTGCTCAGACAAGGTGTGCAACATTGCAGTTATCCCTCAGAGATTGTGATAGCGATGGGTCAGATATGGACTATGAGGGGGAGACAGGTAATTTGCCAGCCAGGCTGTTGAATGTATATGCTGAACCAATGCAAACTGATCATGACAGGAACAACGTTATCAGTGATTATGACCTACCCCTCACCACCCCACACTCTCCTCCCTGAGACTGGGTTGGGTCATGGACCCAGTGTCGTTCTTGGTGTTGCAGAGCAAACTCAGGTGCCTCAAGGTTGCAAGTTCCTTCATAACAACCTCTTCACTTCGCTTACACTCCTCGATGAAATGACAAAAAGAGGATATGGGAACTCTGGAATGATGAGGCAAAATCGTATGTTTGATGTCCAATTCAAGCCACAGAAGGACATGAAGTTACCTCGGGGAACCTCTGAGGTTCTGACCAAAGGAGACAAGTTGCTGGTCTGTTAGAAAGACAATAACATTGTCACAGTGGCAACAAACATAGAGGAGAAATACAGTGAGACCTCTGTCAAGAGAGGAACAAGGAGCAATGTTCCTTTTGACAAAGTCCCACAACCAAAATGCATCAACTGATAAAGTGAGAAAATGGATGGTGTTGAACTTCACAACCTACAGGTTTCAAGATACCATATCTCCATAAGGTCTAAGAAGTGGCGGTAGCCCATCTTTTCATGGTCTCTCAACAGTGCACTTGTAAACAGCCATTTATTTTACAGAGATGTTTATGGGATGGACCATCAACCTGCTCACCTTCTCATGGATAGTGGCACAGTCTCTTATGCAAAAGTTTGGCACGTAACCACTGAGCCACGGGAGGAGatctctactgctactactattgaaGATCAGGCAAGATATGACAAAGCTTCCCACTGGCCAATCATCATGATGCACCGGTTCCATAGATGACAAATGCACTACCTATG
This region of Oncorhynchus tshawytscha isolate Ot180627B linkage group LG25, Otsh_v2.0, whole genome shotgun sequence genomic DNA includes:
- the LOC112224137 gene encoding syntaxin-4, producing MRDRTKELGNTAEASDEDEEGRALMVKPGISTVKEEKENDAFFKKVLEIRGVMEMLKKVVSDLENKQKTVLGVALPEDGMKRELQTLRDEIKTMAMQIQKKLNTIEPKKGDDDGKYVPINLRMQRAQHGVLSREFVELMDHCNTIQASYRDRNVERIQRQLRITGTNVTDEELDGMLESGQTDVFTQNILIDAKATKQALNEIESRHDEILKLERSIKDLHDMFRYLAMEVEAQGEMVNRIEANIINSTNYVEKAVVDTAKAATYQNKARKKKIWIALCCAILLLILAISLAISFS